In Pleuronectes platessa chromosome 5, fPlePla1.1, whole genome shotgun sequence, a single genomic region encodes these proteins:
- the foxg1c gene encoding forkhead box protein G1c, whose product MEEKLKSSAERLFHKSSFSISSLLWRREGVMSNQESPSASQKLRVVAHPGRSSPEEKCESNIKCETPKQCTKEESKDATANGKGEGNKYEPKHNVGTEENVKGEKPPFSYNALIMMAIRQSPERRLTLNGIYEFIMDNFPYYRLNRQGWQNSIRHNLSLNKCFVKVPRHYDDPGKGNYWMLDPCSEDVFIGGASGKLRRRAVSGTSTKLALKRGGGPLMSTGTATRVTLAAAGSFYWPVPPFLPLQSPVRTNLSVAGTYLSAHPRFSNHAASVLSTRSRLSAASPATDADRFVQTRQEMSYIGVSCAQSSRHQIGAACTAFSASIPHPCTLPLSDPCSFNMISGQASYFYSHQIPCAATFSTCQDEFAAAKTSAGHFLSKGCGHSELGHCCNDFPNYCPRISPSPPSFWNTEK is encoded by the coding sequence ATGGAAGAAAAATTGAAAAGTTCTGCAGAGCGATTGTTCCACAAGTCTTCGTTCAGTATCAGCAGCCTGTTGTGGAGACGTGAAGGGGTGATGAGCAACCAGGAGTCTCCGTCTGCGTCTCAGAAACTGCGCGTAGTGGCGCATCCAGGGAGATCCAGTCCAGAGGAGAAGTGTGAGAGCAACATAAAGTGTGAAACTCCCAAACAGTGCACTAAAGAAGAGAGTAAAGATGCGACCGCAAATGGCAAAGGAGAAGGAAATAAGTATGAACCAAAGCACAATGTTGGAACAGAGGAAAACGTAAAAGGTGAGAAGCCTCCTTTCAGCTACAACGCGCTCATCATGATGGCGATCCGCCAGAGCCCGGAGCGAAGGCTCACACTCAACGGCATCTATGAGTTCATCATGGACAACTTCCCATACTACCGACTGAACAGACAGGGTTGGCAGAATTCAATCAGGCACAATCTGAGTCTGAACAAGTGTTTCGTTAAAGTGCCGCGCCACTACGACGACCCGGGCAAAGGCAACTACTGGATGCTGGACCCCTGCAGCGAGGACGTCTTCATCGGTGGCGCGTCGGGGAAACTCCGGCGCAGGGCCGTGTCGGGCACCAGCACCAAGCTCGCACTGAAACGAGGAGGAGGTCCGCTGATGTCCACCGGTACAGCGACCAGAGTGACCTTGGCCGCAGCGGGTTCGTTTTACTGGCCGGTGCCACCATTTCTGCCCCTACAATCACCGGTGCGCACCAACCTTTCAGTCGCAGGGACTTACTTGAGCGCGCACCCTCGCTTCTCCAACCACGCCGCGTCCGTTTTGTCAACGCGATCCCGGCTGAGCGCAGCAAGTCCTGCCACTGACGCAGACCGGTTCGTGCAGACGCGCCAGGAGATGTCCTACATCGGAGTCAGCTGTGCACAATCCAGCCGCCACCAGATCGGCGCAGCCTGCACCGCGTTCTCCGCATCCATCCCACATCCGTGCACGCTGCCTCTGTCGGACCCGTGCTCTTTTAACATGATCTCCGGACAAGCCAGCTACTTTTACTCACATCAAATACCGTGCGCCGCAACTTTTAGCACGTGCCAAGATGAGTTCGCAGCTGCCAAGACGTCTGCGGGACATTTTTTATCCAAGGGTTGTGGCCACTCAGAGCTCGGACACTGCTGTAATGACTTTCCAAACTATTGCCCTCGGATCAGTCCCAGCCCTCCCTCGTTTTGGAATACAGAAAAATAG